The proteins below are encoded in one region of Penaeus monodon isolate SGIC_2016 chromosome 32, NSTDA_Pmon_1, whole genome shotgun sequence:
- the LOC119593591 gene encoding zinc finger MYM-type protein 1-like, giving the protein MQNEFIQMLADHVEKGIIQQVKDARYYAVILDCTQDFSRVEQMSLVVRFVGSKGEAEEHFLDFMPVHETTGESLAGTLLQKVEDLGLSLSNCRGQGYDNSSNIQGKNCGVQARLLQQNPRAFFVPCGCHSWNLVLGDAAAASNKAVLFFGTLQRIYTLLSASPRRWKLLTDAVGFVGLTVKALSETRWECWIESVKAIRWQLPDIVDVLQQVSTTPGDPMAQSDASSLCTFLQSFEFILSTVVWHDILFKVNIMSKTWQTHGIEMDVAVQHIDGFLEWIQDYREHGFAAADTTAKEIATSMDVPCEYTPVKIRRKRRLFDYEGEDSATHTPRELFKTDYFLRVIDSISQSVKERFDLLKAFFRGFDSH; this is encoded by the coding sequence ATGCAGAATGAATTCATCCAAATGCTGGCAGATCATGTCGAAAAAGGAATTATTCAGCAAGTCAAGGATGCCCGATACTATGCAGTCATTCTAGACTGCACACAAGATTTTAGTCGTGTGGAGCAAATGTCTCTTGTCGTTCGTTTTGTGGGAAGCAAAGGTGAAGCTGAAGaacattttcttgattttatgcCGGTTCATGAGACAACGGGTGAATCGCTGGCAGGAACGTTGCTGCAGAAGGTGGAAGACTTAGGACTTTCTTTGAGTAACTGCAGAGGACAAGGTTACGATAACAGTTCAAATATACAAGGAAAAAATTGCGGCGTTCAAGCTCGCCTTCTGCAACAGAATCCACGAGCCTTCTTTGTGCCATGCGGCTGTCACTCATGGAATCTTGTCTTAGGCGATGCCGCTGCTGCTTCCAACAAAGCTGTTTTATTCTTTGGTACTTTACAAAGAATTTACACCCTTTTATCGGCTTCACCAAGACGATGGAAGCTTTTAACGGATGCTGTTGGATTCGTGGGTCTCACAGTCAAAGCTCTTTCGGAAACCCGCTGGGAATGTTGGATAGAAAGTGTGAAGGCTATCCGGTGGCAGCTCCCCGACATTGTTGACGTCCTGCAACAAGTCTCTACCACTCCCGGCGATCCCATGGCACAGAGCGATGCATCTTCCCTTTGCACCTTTCTGCAGTCTTTCGAGTTTATTTTGTCAACTGTTGTGTGGCACGACATTCTATTCAAAGTCAACATCATGAGCAAAACATGGCAAACACATGGAATCGAGATGGATGTAGCAGTCCAACATATTGATGGCTTCCTTGAATGGATCCAGGATTATCGAGAACATGGTTTCGCTGCTGCAGACACTACAGCTAAAGAAATTGCCACGAGTATGGATGTTCCTTGCGAATATACGCCTGTTAAAATTCGACGAAAGCGAAGACTGTTTGATTATGAAGGTGAAGATTCCGCAACACATACCCCACGAGAACTGTTCAAAACAGACTATTTCCTACGCGTAATTGATTCCATAAGTCAATCTGTGAAGGAACGTTTTGATCTACTGAAAGCATTCTTTCGTGGTTTCGATTCTCACTAA